In Mycteria americana isolate JAX WOST 10 ecotype Jacksonville Zoo and Gardens chromosome 5, USCA_MyAme_1.0, whole genome shotgun sequence, one DNA window encodes the following:
- the CLMN gene encoding calmin has product MAGQEWDWFQREELIGHISDIRVQNLQVERENVQKRTFTRWINLHLGKCKPPLKVKDLFIDIQDGKILMALLEVLSGQKLMHEYKSSTHRIFRLNNIAKALKFLEDSNVKLVSIDAAEIADGNSSLVLGLIWNIILFFQIKELTGNLNRNSSSSSLSSGPSGPESDTSHPNTPSVERNVSITVKDQRKAIRALLIWVQRKTRKYGVAVQDFASSWRSGLAFLAIIKAIDSTLVDMKQALEKSARENLEDAFSIAQNKLGVPRLLEPEDIMVESPDEQSIVTYVAQFLEHFPELEGEDFTDPDKELPIESTYVHIKDTPSEKESKILILSESEENMYTVNHERSHPAPPKVHIRDTPERIPSETIPEKCNGKLSQVLGDAQETSEEEPQRPTSLKITGSVSFESSSSWEVLSDKFMPGEGGISDDPLKQNDDLSPAVLTDQKNSVDSFEDYSEELTKETSTEYDNETKSLSANTSSLSPLSWTSGILTDESVNKVEESKPQTSILLPEDTSKQEDTHKYVLHLLNEEILKIPQNEHTKQSPVFETIETNHCSLNGSNLKSQKLSIQHETSDDSLSDVPKNPEDLDSCDEVESSAEVLPSSSKVSVIPHDLFYYPHYNVPISAVLDAYLEPCIEGYDTGNDKASSETVTDVLHEKGLPEQNYKEAAPEPDLGNKLGAPPSEMDTENGEEETTDINSHMNSSDEKEVPLLVGEELEMEKDGKKATNHQDSTIPQHPEAIAEHLEDLSIAIKRPEKSSNREEEGKNMIKAEDLQISEAATTALSQDKVEEIADCQEFTRTSDSDSNIYLRKRLPNTSEEEIYGVNEQKMTDMGENPFIIRKKKDLEASETPAPTHEIMIVEQPELFSFIIFFWVLVYCLLLLPQLLNNKV; this is encoded by the exons TGGAACGGGAAAATGTACAGAAGAGGACCTTTACCAGATGGATAAACCTACATTTGGGAAAG TGCAAGCCTCCTCTGAAAGTGAAGGACTTGTTTATTGATATACAAGATGGCAAAATCTTGATGGCGCTCCTGGAAGTCCTGTCAGGACAAAAGCTG ATGCACGAATACAAATCTTCAACCCATCGCATTTTTCGTTTGAACAACATAGCCAAAGCACTTAAGTTTCTGGAGGACAGTAAT GTAAAGCTTGTTAGCATTGATGCAGCAGAAATAGCAGATGGAAATTCCTCTCTGGTACTTGGACTAATATGGAATATAATCTTGTTTTTTCAG ATTAAGGAGCTGACAGGCAACCTCAACAggaactcctcctcctccagcctgtcctCCGGGCCCAGTGGTCCCGAGTCAGACACGTCCCACCCCAACACTCCCAGCGTGGAGAGAAACGTGTCCATTACAGTGAAGGATCAGCGGAAAGCCATCAGAGCCCTTTTAATCTGGGttcagaggaaaaccagaaa GTACGGTGTTGCAGTTCAGGACTTTGCCAGCAGTTGGAGGAGTGGCCTTGCTTTCTTAGCGATCATAAAAGCAATAGACTCTACTTTGGTAGACATGAAACAAGCACTGGAGAAATCGGCTCGAGAAAACCTGGAGGATGCTTTCAGCATAGCACAAAATAAGCTGGGTGTTCCTCGGCTCCTAGAACCAGAAG ATATCATGGTGGAATCACCCGATGAACAGTCAATTGTGACATATGTGGCGCAATTTCTGGAACACTTCCCAGAGCTGGAAGGG GAAGACTTTACGGATCCTGACAAGGAGCTTCCAATTGAGTCCACGTACGTCCACATCAAAGACAcaccttcagaaaaagaaagcaaaatcttgaTTTTAagtgaaagtgaagaaaacatgTATACTGTTAATCATGAAAGGAGTCATCCTGCTCCTCCAAAGGTTCATATTCGTGACACACCTGAGAGAATCCCATCAGAAACCATTCCTGAAAAATGTAATGGGAAATTGAGTCAAGTGTTAGGTGATGCACAGGAAACGTCTGAAGAGGAGCCTCAGAGGCCTACCTCACTGAAAATTACAGGATCTGTCAGTTTTGAATCCAGTTCCTCTTGGGAGGTTCTAAGTGATAAATTCATGCCAGGTGAAGGGGGCATATCTGATGATCCACTGAAACAGAACGATGACCTTTCTCCAGCTGTTCTGACAGATCAGAAAAATTCTGTTGACTCTTTTGAAGACTACTCTGAAGAATTAACTAAAGAAACCTCTACTGAATATGACAATGAAACTAAGAGCCTTTCAGCCAATACTTCTTCTTTAAGTCCATTATCCTGGACTTCAGGTATACTTACAGATGAATCTGTAAATAAAGTAGAAGAGAGCAAGCCCCAAACTTCAATTCTTTTACCAGAAGATACCTCAAAACAAGAAGATACGCATAAGTATGTTCTTCATCTTCTAAatgaggaaatactgaaaattccACAAAATGAACATACAAAGCAATCACCTGTCTTTGAGACAATAGAAACTAACCATTGTTCACTGAATGGTTCTAATCTCAAAAGCCAAAAACTGTCTATACAGCATGAAACATCTGATGACTCTCTCTCAGATGTACCTAAAAATCCAGAGGACCTGGACAGCTGTGATGAAGTTGAGTCTTCAGCTGAAGTGCTACCCAGCTCTTCGAAAGTATCTGTAATACCCCATGATCTCTTTTATTATCCACATTATAATGTTCCCATATCAGCAGTTTTGGACGCTTACCTTGAGCCTTGTATTGAAGGTTATGATACTGGAAATGACAAAGCTTCTTCTGAAACAGTAACGGATGTTTTACATGAGAAGGGCTTACCAGAACAGAACTACAAGGAAGCTGCTCCAGAGCCAGACTTAGGGAATAAGCTAGGTGCCCCTCCATCAGAAATGGATACTGAGAATGGCGAGGAGGAAACAACAGATATTAACAGTCACATGAATTCTTCCGATGAAAAAGAAGTGCCATTACTAGTAGGAGAAGagttagaaatggaaaaagatgGTAAAAAGGCCACCAACCATCAAGATTCCACTATTCCACAACATCctgag GCCATAGCAGAACATCTAGAGGATTTATCGATAGCCATAAAGAGACCAGAAAAAAGTAGTAatagggaggaagaagggaaaaatatgatCAAAGCAGAAGACTTGCAGATCTCAGAAGCTGCCACTACTGCTCTGTCACAAGATAAAGTGGAAGAAATTGCTGATTGTCAGGAATTTACCAG AACCAGTGACAGTGATTCCAACATTTATCTCCGAAAAAGATTGCCTAATACTTCTGAGGAG GAAATCTATGGTGTAAACGAGCAGAAGATGACAGATATGGGTGAAAATCCGTTTATCATCAG gaagaaaaaggaccTGGAAGCAAGTGAGACTCCAGCACCAACTCATGAGATTATGATTGTTGAGCAGCCAGAGCTATTCTCCTTCATCATTTTCTTCTGGGTGCTGGTCTACTGCCTTTTACTCCTTCCACAGCTTCTTAACAACAAAGTTTGA